From the Equus przewalskii isolate Varuska chromosome 19, EquPr2, whole genome shotgun sequence genome, one window contains:
- the LOC139077470 gene encoding LOW QUALITY PROTEIN: class I histocompatibility antigen, Gogo-B*0201 alpha chain-like (The sequence of the model RefSeq protein was modified relative to this genomic sequence to represent the inferred CDS: deleted 1 base in 1 codon), with protein MTVRATRALLLLLSGGALALTETWAGSHSMRYFYTAVSRPGRGEPRFIAVGYVDDTQFVRFDSDAASPRMEPRAPWMEQEGPEYWERETRTAKGNAQTFRVNLNTLRGYYNQSETGSHTLQDMYGCDVGPDGRLLRGYSQFAYDGADYLALNEDLRSWTAADTAAQISRRKWEAAGAAEDYRNYLEGTCVEWLLRYLENGKETLQRADPPKAHVTHHPISDHEVTLRCWALGFYPAEIGLSWQRDGEDLTQDTEFVETRPAGDGTFQKWAAVVVPSGEEQRYTCRVQHEGLPEPVTLRWGKEGASTILIVGVIAGLVLFMVTVAVVVGAVIWRKKRSGGKGGSYAQASSSDSAPNSDVSYGSMRQLPCGGLSDTRFLPVPPPIMTSGIFDLSFCKWHLNVSVFLLA; from the exons ATGACGGTCAGGGCAACTCGagccctcctgctgctcctctcGGGG GGGGCCCTGGCCCTGACTGAGACCTGGGCGG gctccCACTCCATGAGGTATTTCTACACCGCCGTGTCCCGGCCCGGCCGCGGGGAGCCCCGCTTCATCGCCGTCGGCTACGTGGACGACACGCAGTTCGTGCGGTTCGACAGCGACGCCGCGAGTCCGAGGATGGAGCCGCGGGCGCCGTggatggagcaggaggggccggaGTATTGGGAGCGGGAGACGCGGACCGCCAAGGGCAACGCACAGACTTTCCGAGTGAACCTGAACACCCTGCGCGGCTACTACAACCAGAGCGAGACCG GGTCTCACACCCTCCAGGACATGTATGGCTGCGACGTGGGGCCGGACGGGCGCCTCCTCCGCGGGTACAGTCAGTTCGCCTACGACGGCGCCGATTACCTCGCCCTGAACGAGGACCTGCGCTCCTGGACCGCGGCGGACACGGCGGCTCAGATCTCCCGGCGCAAGTGGGAGGCGGCCGGAGCGGCGGAGGACTACAGGAACTACCTGGAGGGCACGTGCGTGGAGTGGCTCCTCAGATACCTGGAGAACGGGAAGGAGACGCTGCAGCGCGCGG ACCCGCCAAAGGCACATGTGACCCACCATCCCATCTCTGACCATGAGGTCACCCTgaggtgctgggccctgggcttctACCCTGCGGAGATCGGCCTGTCCTGGCAGCGTGATGGGGAGGACCTGACCCAGGACACGGAGTTTGTGGAGACCAGGCCTGCAGGGGACGGGACCTTCCAGAAGTGGGCGGCTGTGGTGGTGCCttctggagaggagcagagatacACGTGCCGTGTGCAGCACGAGGGGCTGCCTGAGCCCGTCACCCTGAGATGGGGTAAGGAGGGAGCC TCCACCATCCTCATTGTGGGCGTCATTGCTGGCCTGGTTCTCTTCATGGTCACTGTAGCTGTGGTGGTTGGAGCCGTGATCTGGAGGAAGAAGCGCTCAG GTGGAAAAGGAGGGAGCTACGCTCAGGCTTCAA GTAGTGACAGTGCCCCGAACTCTGATGTGTCTTACGGCAG CATGAGACAGCTGCCTTGTGGGGGACTGAGTGATACAAGATTTCTGCCCGTCCCGCCCCCCATTATGACTTCAGGAATCTTTGACCTCTCTTTCTGCAAATGGCATCTGAATGTGTCTGTGTTCCTATTAGCATAA